The following nucleotide sequence is from Nocardioides eburneiflavus.
GCGAAGTCGGTGAAGCCCATCCCGTTCTCCCACATCTCCCGCACGACCGACTTCGGTCCGAGCGCGTCGTCGGGCAGCCAGGGGTGGGTCTGGCGATAGGTCTCGTACAGCGCCTCCAGGAGCTCGCGCAGGGGCTGGGGCCAGGTGATCTCCTCGAGCAGCGCCATCCGCTCGTCGTACTCGAGGCCGTCGGCCTTCATCTGGCCGATCGCGTCGCCGCGTGCGGCGTGCTGCTGGGCCATCAGGATCTGGCGGGGCGCCTCGAGGACCGCCTCGACCACGGACACGACGTCGAGGCCGTAGGTCTCCTCCTCGGGGTCGAGCACGTCGAAGGCGGCGAGCGCGAAGTGGGCCAGTGGCTGGTTGAGCGCGAAGTCGTCGGGCAGGTCGACGGTGAGCACGAAGCGACGGCCGTGCTCGTCGGGCTCGCCGAGGCGGGTGACGATGCCCGTACGCACGAGTGAGCGCCCCAGCCGCAGGGCGCGACGCGCGAGCCGGAGCTGGGCGCGACGCTCCTCGTGGTTGTCGGTGACCAGGCGGCGCATCACCGCGAACGCGTCCTCCTCGCGGGAGATCACGTTGATCAGCATCGCGTTGTCGACCTTCATCCGGCTGCTCAGCCGCTCCGGCACCCCCGCCACCAGCTTGTCGAAGGTCTGCTCGGTCCACACGACCGTGCCCTCGGGCGGCTTCTTCAGCTGCGCCTTCGACTTCTTCTTGCCGGCCGCGACCCGCGCGGCGGACTTGGCCTTGGCCTGCTCGTTCTCGATGACGAAGTCCGGCGCCTGCACGACGACGTACCCGGCCGTGTCGTAGCCCGCGCGCCCGGCCCGCCCGGCGATCTGCTGGAACTCGCGGGTGCGGAGCACCCGCTGCCGGTTGCCGTCGAACTTCGCGAGCCCGGAGAACAGCACGGTGCGGATCGGCACGTTGATGCCCACGCCGAGGGTGTCGGTGCCGCAGATCACGCGCAGCAGCCCGGCCTGGGCGAGGGTCTCGACCAGCCGCCGGTACTTGGGCAGCATCCCCGCGTGGTGGACGCCGATGCCGCTGCGGACCAGTCGCGACAACGTCTTGCCGAAGCCGGCACCGAACCGGAAGGCGCCGATCCGGTCGGCGATCGCGTCCTTGTCGACCTTCAGCCCCCCTCCCGCCGAGCCCAGGCGTGACTTGAGCAGATTGGTCGCGTGCTCGACGGCGGCAGCCTGCGTGAAGTGGACGACGTAGACCGGGTCCTGGCCCGTCGTCACGAGCTCCTCGAGCGTGTCGTCCAGCGGCTCCATCGACCAGCGGAAGCTGAGGGGTACGGGGCGCTCCGCGTCGTCGACGACCGCGGTGTCCCGGCCGGTGCGCCGCCGGAGGTCCTCGACGAAGAAGGACACGTCGCCCAGCGTCGCCGACATCAGCACGAACTGGGCGTCGACGAGCTCCAGCAGCGGCACCTGCCAGGCCCAGCCCCGGTCGTGCTCGGAGTAGAAGTGGAACTCGTCCATCACCACCAGCCCGACGTCCGCCGACCGGCCCTCGCGCAGCGCGATGTTGGCCAGCACCTCGGCGGTGCAGCAGATGATCGGGGCGTCCGGGTTCACCGCCGCGTCACCGGTCAGCATGCCGACGTTGTCGGCGCCGAAGACCTCGATGAGCGCGAAGAACTTCTCGCTGACCAGGGCCTTGATGGGTGCGGTGTAGAAGCTGACCTTGTCCTGGGCGAGCGCCGCGACGTGCGCGCCGATGGCGACCAGCGACTTCCCCGAGCCGGTTGGCGTGGCGAGGATGACGTGGTTGCCACCGAGCAGCTCGATGACGGCCTCGTCCTGGTGCGGGTAGAGCGCGAGGCCCTGGTCCGACACCCACGCGGCGAACGCGTCGTAGACCGCGTCAGGGTCGGCGCCGGTCGGGACCCGGGTGTCGAGGCGTGCAGGGTCCGGCATGGGTCGATCCAACCACCCTGACGCCGCGGACGCGCAGGTGGCGGCCGCAACGGGTGCGGTCAGTCCCGGGCGCGGGGGTGCGCGGTCGCGAACACCTCGCGCAGGTTGTCGACCGTGACGAGCGTGTAGACCTGCGTCGTCGTCACGGAGGCATGGCCGAGCAGCTCCTGCACCACGCGTACGTCTGCCCCGCCGTCGAGCAGGTGGGTCGCGAACGAGTGCCGCAGCGTGTGCGGCGACACCGACGCCGTCACGCCGGCGCTGTCGGCCGCCTTGACCAGGACCGCCCATGCGCTCTGCCGCGACAGCCGTCCGCCGCGGGAGTTGAGGAACATCGCCGGCCCGCCGCGCCCCGCACCGACCAGCTCGGGGCGCCCGCGGGTGAGGTAGGCGGCCACGGCGTCGCGGGCGTAGCCGCCGACGGGCACCAGCCGCTCCTTGCCGCCCTTGCCGCGCAGCAGCACGGTGCCGTCGACCTGGTCGATGTCGTCGACGTCGAGGCCCACGGCCTCTGAGATGCGCGCCCCGGTGCCGTAGAGCAGCTCGAGCAGTGCCCGGTCGCGCAGCGCGAGCACCGTGTCCGGCGCTCCCGCGGCCTCGAGGATCGCTTCCACGTCGGACAGCGGCAGCGCCTTGGGCAGCCGCTTGGCCGGTGTGG
It contains:
- a CDS encoding DEAD/DEAH box helicase, translated to MPDPARLDTRVPTGADPDAVYDAFAAWVSDQGLALYPHQDEAVIELLGGNHVILATPTGSGKSLVAIGAHVAALAQDKVSFYTAPIKALVSEKFFALIEVFGADNVGMLTGDAAVNPDAPIICCTAEVLANIALREGRSADVGLVVMDEFHFYSEHDRGWAWQVPLLELVDAQFVLMSATLGDVSFFVEDLRRRTGRDTAVVDDAERPVPLSFRWSMEPLDDTLEELVTTGQDPVYVVHFTQAAAVEHATNLLKSRLGSAGGGLKVDKDAIADRIGAFRFGAGFGKTLSRLVRSGIGVHHAGMLPKYRRLVETLAQAGLLRVICGTDTLGVGINVPIRTVLFSGLAKFDGNRQRVLRTREFQQIAGRAGRAGYDTAGYVVVQAPDFVIENEQAKAKSAARVAAGKKKSKAQLKKPPEGTVVWTEQTFDKLVAGVPERLSSRMKVDNAMLINVISREEDAFAVMRRLVTDNHEERRAQLRLARRALRLGRSLVRTGIVTRLGEPDEHGRRFVLTVDLPDDFALNQPLAHFALAAFDVLDPEEETYGLDVVSVVEAVLEAPRQILMAQQHAARGDAIGQMKADGLEYDERMALLEEITWPQPLRELLEALYETYRQTHPWLPDDALGPKSVVREMWENGMGFTDFAGRYQLARSEGLVLRYLTDAYRTLRQTVPEVHRAPEVEDVIEWLGETVRQTDSSLLDEWEALSDPDHVSSAVAHHEPPPPPRALSRQERPFRVMLRNAMWARVDAVARDDLDTLVRLERNAADRTDPPRQVVVGRSAWDAALEDYYAEHDRVLTDGDARGPDLLLVGEERTGEPVGADEGTTARVRDVRQTIHDPEGHHDWVVEGVVDCDATDAAGELVLATVAMRRLGGA
- the xerD gene encoding site-specific tyrosine recombinase XerD, with product MSQGVSLRRAVRTYLDHLAVERGLAANTLSSYTRDLRRYDEFLAGQGIEELDAVTEATVAAFLVSLREGSATHPPLSATSAARTVVAVRGFHRFAVSDGLAQADPAAAVKPPTPAKRLPKALPLSDVEAILEAAGAPDTVLALRDRALLELLYGTGARISEAVGLDVDDIDQVDGTVLLRGKGGKERLVPVGGYARDAVAAYLTRGRPELVGAGRGGPAMFLNSRGGRLSRQSAWAVLVKAADSAGVTASVSPHTLRHSFATHLLDGGADVRVVQELLGHASVTTTQVYTLVTVDNLREVFATAHPRARD